In candidate division KSB1 bacterium, the DNA window GACGACCTCTCGGCCAAACCGACGACTACAGCGGGACCACCTTCTCCCTCTGGACCCTTATCGGTTTGTAATCGGAGGTACCTCGGTGTCCCTTCGGTGCGCGAGGGTTGGTAGGCGGGCGAAAGGCTGCACGCACGGCACGTAGCAACGGGGCGATTAGTCTGCGTGCGAGGTGCGCGGGAGCTTCGCGGTGGGCTGAGAGAGGCCTGGCGAGTGATCATCTGGGAAGTCATCGTTCCTACTTTCCTCATCGTGTTCCTGGGGTACGCGGCGGGGCGTGCGGCCAGCTTTGATCTGCGTTCCCTTTCGAACCTGACCCTCTACGTGCTCACTCCAAGCCTCGTTTTCCACCGTCTGTACGTCAGTCGCCTTGATGCGGGAATGATCGGTCGCATTGCAGCTTATTCCGGGGCGATCGTGGCGGCCATGTACCTGGTGTCTGCGGCCGTGAGCGGCTGGTTCAAGCTCCGGGAGCAGGATGCCGTTGCCTTTCGCCTTGCGAGTGCGCTTTTCAACGTGGGTAACATGGGGCTTCAGGTCGTGGTCTTTGCGTTCGGGGAGCAAGGTCTTACCTACGCGGCGGTGATGGTGGTTTGTCATGTTCTTCTCACGAACACGGTGGGGGTGTTTGTCGCGGCGCGCGCCAGCCTTGACCGGCGCCAGGCGCTGCGACAAGTTTTCGCCCTCCCGGCTGTGTACGCCATTGCATTGGGGTTTCTCCTGGGCCACGCCAGGGTGCCGCTACCACCGACCTTGTTGCGACCGGTCGAACTTCTGGGAAACGCAGCGATCCCCGTCAATACCGCTCTCCTTGGGCTCCAGTTGAGCCGCTCGCGCGCCGCGGAGAATGTGCGTCTGGCCGCGGTGGTG includes these proteins:
- a CDS encoding AEC family transporter, translated to MIIWEVIVPTFLIVFLGYAAGRAASFDLRSLSNLTLYVLTPSLVFHRLYVSRLDAGMIGRIAAYSGAIVAAMYLVSAAVSGWFKLREQDAVAFRLASALFNVGNMGLQVVVFAFGEQGLTYAAVMVVCHVLLTNTVGVFVAARASLDRRQALRQVFALPAVYAIALGFLLGHARVPLPPTLLRPVELLGNAAIPVNTALLGLQLSRSRAAENVRLAAVVAGLRLLLAPALGAILLRLMGFSGLPLRVLLLQTAMPSAVYSSILSQRYEANAALASAAVLVSTLLSALSLSALLLLLAG